One genomic region from Leptolyngbyaceae cyanobacterium JSC-12 encodes:
- a CDS encoding precorrin isomerase (IMG reference gene:2510096692~PFAM: Precorrin-8X methylmutase), translating to MDYLRNGDDIYRKSFAIIRAEANLEHLSNDLAQVAVRLIHACGMTDIVQDIMASPNAVQAGREALSAGAPILCDSQMVANGITRKRLPANNQIICTLNQPDVLEMAQRINNTRSAAAVDLWQPHLSGAVVAIGNAPTALYRLLELLDEGFPKPALILGFPVGFVGAAESKAELANTNRGVPFITLHGRRGGSAIAAAAVNALAKENEL from the coding sequence ATGGACTACCTTCGCAACGGCGATGACATTTATCGCAAGTCCTTTGCCATCATTCGTGCAGAAGCGAATTTAGAACATTTATCCAATGATTTGGCGCAGGTCGCAGTGCGGCTGATTCACGCCTGCGGCATGACGGATATCGTGCAGGACATTATGGCTTCACCCAATGCAGTACAAGCAGGGCGAGAGGCTCTGAGCGCGGGTGCGCCCATATTGTGTGATTCACAAATGGTGGCCAATGGCATTACACGCAAGCGACTTCCTGCGAATAATCAGATTATTTGCACGCTCAATCAGCCTGACGTTTTAGAGATGGCTCAGCGCATTAACAATACGCGATCGGCTGCTGCGGTAGACCTGTGGCAGCCTCACCTCTCTGGAGCCGTCGTTGCGATTGGCAATGCCCCCACGGCATTATATCGGCTGCTGGAACTGCTGGATGAGGGATTTCCCAAACCTGCGCTGATTTTGGGGTTCCCGGTTGGGTTTGTCGGTGCGGCGGAGTCGAAAGCAGAACTGGCAAACACCAATCGCGGTGTTCCTTTCATCACACTCCACGGTCGGCGAGGGGGGAGTGCGATCGCTGCTGCTGCTGTCAATGCCTTAGCCAAGGAGAACGAACTATGA
- a CDS encoding cobalt-factor II C20-methyltransferase (IMG reference gene:2510096693~PFAM: Tetrapyrrole (Corrin/Porphyrin) Methylases~TIGRFAM: precorrin-2 C20-methyltransferase), whose product MNTGKLYGLGIGPGDPELLTLKAHRILTSVPVIAYPTLENGKVLARAIVADFIRPDQIEIPMPLPFSVERSSQPYYDIAAEKIAAHLSMGRDVAVLCEGEPMLYGTFMYLFQRLAPRFPTEVVPGISSTMASAAMLGVPITFRNDVLSIMPATLDAETLRDRLSGVDAAVIIKLGRHFAKVRTILEQLGLLDRALYIERATQPNQRIVAITKLDPAEVPYWSLILIPSRTQPQ is encoded by the coding sequence ATGAATACGGGTAAACTCTATGGGTTAGGGATTGGCCCTGGCGATCCGGAATTGCTGACGCTGAAGGCACACCGAATTTTGACTTCTGTTCCTGTGATTGCCTATCCGACTTTAGAGAACGGTAAGGTTTTGGCGCGGGCGATTGTGGCTGATTTCATTCGTCCCGACCAGATTGAGATTCCAATGCCGTTGCCCTTTAGTGTGGAGCGATCGTCTCAACCCTACTACGACATCGCTGCTGAGAAAATTGCTGCACATCTGAGCATGGGGCGCGATGTGGCGGTGCTATGCGAGGGAGAACCAATGCTGTATGGCACCTTCATGTATCTATTTCAGCGACTCGCGCCACGATTTCCCACCGAAGTGGTGCCGGGTATTTCTTCTACCATGGCGAGTGCGGCGATGTTGGGGGTGCCGATTACGTTCCGCAATGATGTGTTGAGCATTATGCCAGCAACCCTGGATGCAGAGACGTTGCGCGATCGCCTCTCTGGGGTGGATGCGGCAGTGATCATCAAACTAGGGAGACACTTTGCTAAAGTTCGCACGATTCTGGAGCAACTGGGACTCCTTGATCGCGCCCTCTACATTGAGCGAGCCACCCAACCCAATCAGCGCATTGTCGCCATTACCAAGCTTGACCCAGCCGAAGTGCCCTACTGGTCACTGATTCTGATTCCTAGCCGAACGCAGCCTCAGTGA
- a CDS encoding hypothetical protein (IMG reference gene:2510096694~PFAM: Protein of unknown function (DUF820)) has protein sequence MSHSDTFTPNDAMMSTSAYLRSQIPPLANGDRLTRLEFERRYNAMPEVKKAELIEGVVYMASPLRFKPHAEPHGRLITWLGVYQAATPGVEMGIEPTVRLDIENEPQPDGILRISSESGGHSTLSDDGYLEGSPELIAEIAASSAAIDLGDKKRAYRRNGIQEYIVWQVFDQTIDWFTLQNGDDYVSLQPNQQGVIGSQVFPGLWLDVPAMLQGNMQQVLTVLQAGISSTDHQMFVQQLQSPSSE, from the coding sequence ATGTCTCACTCAGACACTTTCACCCCCAATGATGCCATGATGTCCACTTCTGCGTACCTCCGGTCTCAAATTCCTCCGCTGGCAAATGGCGATCGCCTGACTCGCCTCGAATTTGAACGCCGGTATAACGCCATGCCAGAAGTCAAAAAAGCTGAACTGATTGAAGGAGTGGTCTACATGGCATCGCCGTTACGCTTTAAACCCCATGCCGAACCTCATGGGCGTTTGATAACTTGGTTAGGTGTTTATCAAGCCGCTACACCTGGCGTAGAAATGGGAATCGAGCCAACGGTGCGTTTGGATATAGAGAATGAACCACAGCCAGATGGAATTTTACGGATCAGTTCAGAGAGTGGTGGGCATTCGACGTTAAGTGATGATGGTTATCTGGAGGGATCACCGGAATTGATTGCCGAAATTGCAGCTAGCAGTGCAGCCATTGATCTAGGGGATAAGAAACGTGCCTATCGACGTAATGGCATCCAGGAGTATATCGTTTGGCAGGTGTTTGATCAGACGATCGATTGGTTCACCTTACAAAACGGGGATGATTATGTTTCGCTGCAACCCAATCAACAGGGGGTGATTGGCAGTCAGGTCTTTCCGGGCTTGTGGTTGGATGTACCGGCAATGCTACAAGGCAATATGCAACAAGTGTTGACAGTGCTCCAAGCGGGAATCAGTTCAACCGATCATCAAATGTTTGTTCAACAATTACAGTCCCCTTCATCTGAATAA
- a CDS encoding precorrin-3B C17-methyltransferase (IMG reference gene:2510096695~PFAM: Tetrapyrrole (Corrin/Porphyrin) Methylases; Cobalamin synthesis G N-terminal~TIGRFAM: precorrin-3B C17-methyltransferase), translated as MNSPAIVILGESSIPVARQIQTAIPEAVIYGLANRTRSAEVTYDNFGDTVRELFQAGTPILGMCAAGILIRTIAPLLTNKWQEPPVLAIAEDGSTVVPLLGGLQGVNHLARQIAAVLHISAAITTTGELRFQTALLSPPAGYQLVNPDDAKTFISNLLAGATVQLIGEAPWLEQSRLPIVKKLEHGEWGVGSPENNLDALTLTIQVVPKSSVEPMQTPSTNCLVYEFNPDPTTPHTPCPTPNPQPGKLAIVGTGPGSANWLTPEAKEILQSATDWVGYKTYLDLAEPLRPSHTIRHESDNRVELARAHSALDLAATGRTVAIVSSGDPGIYAMAAAVFEVLEREAKPEWAQIEIQVCPGISAMQAAAAEVGAPLGHDFCAISLSDILKPWEVIAQRIAAAAQADFAIAFYNPVSQHRTWQLEKAKELLLQWRSPQTPVVLARNLGRPGQTVTVKSLEQLAIEDADMRTVILIGSSKTRTVQQRSGKQWVYTPRHY; from the coding sequence ATGAATTCACCTGCGATCGTCATCCTAGGAGAATCTAGTATTCCCGTCGCCCGTCAGATTCAGACCGCCATTCCTGAAGCGGTCATCTATGGTTTAGCCAACCGGACGCGATCGGCAGAGGTCACCTACGACAACTTTGGGGACACTGTGCGGGAATTATTTCAAGCAGGCACTCCCATCCTCGGCATGTGTGCTGCTGGCATCTTGATTCGCACGATCGCCCCCCTGCTGACCAATAAATGGCAAGAACCTCCAGTCCTGGCGATCGCGGAAGATGGTAGTACTGTTGTGCCACTCTTGGGTGGATTGCAGGGAGTCAATCACTTAGCCCGTCAGATTGCAGCCGTTTTGCACATCTCTGCGGCAATTACCACCACAGGTGAACTGCGCTTTCAGACAGCACTCCTATCACCACCCGCAGGATATCAATTAGTCAATCCTGATGATGCCAAAACCTTCATTTCAAATCTATTGGCAGGAGCAACGGTTCAACTGATCGGGGAGGCACCCTGGCTCGAACAGAGCCGATTACCCATTGTGAAAAAATTAGAGCATGGGGAATGGGGAGTGGGAAGCCCAGAAAACAATCTCGATGCACTAACTCTCACCATTCAAGTTGTGCCAAAGAGCAGTGTTGAACCCATGCAAACGCCCAGCACCAATTGTCTGGTGTATGAATTTAATCCAGACCCTACCACACCCCACACCCCATGCCCCACACCTAATCCCCAACCTGGAAAGCTGGCGATCGTGGGCACGGGGCCTGGCTCCGCTAATTGGCTGACTCCCGAAGCCAAAGAGATTCTGCAATCTGCCACCGATTGGGTGGGTTACAAAACCTATCTGGATCTGGCAGAACCATTGCGACCCTCTCACACCATTCGACACGAATCGGATAATCGGGTCGAACTTGCTCGCGCCCATTCTGCCCTAGACTTAGCAGCCACCGGACGAACGGTGGCGATCGTCTCATCCGGTGATCCGGGGATTTATGCCATGGCAGCGGCTGTGTTTGAAGTGCTGGAACGAGAGGCAAAACCAGAGTGGGCACAGATTGAAATCCAGGTCTGTCCTGGAATTTCCGCGATGCAGGCCGCCGCTGCTGAGGTGGGCGCTCCGTTAGGCCATGATTTTTGCGCCATTTCCCTCTCCGATATTCTCAAACCCTGGGAGGTAATCGCCCAACGGATTGCCGCCGCTGCCCAGGCAGATTTCGCGATCGCCTTCTACAATCCCGTTTCCCAACACCGCACTTGGCAACTGGAAAAAGCAAAAGAGCTGCTATTGCAATGGCGATCGCCCCAAACGCCAGTTGTGTTAGCCCGTAACCTGGGTAGACCAGGACAAACCGTGACGGTTAAATCACTGGAGCAGTTAGCGATCGAGGATGCTGATATGCGAACGGTGATTTTGATCGGCTCCAGTAAGACTCGAACTGTGCAACAGCGATCGGGGAAACAATGGGTCTACACTCCACGGCACTATTGA